A portion of the Tamandua tetradactyla isolate mTamTet1 chromosome 16, mTamTet1.pri, whole genome shotgun sequence genome contains these proteins:
- the SELENOW gene encoding selenoprotein W isoform X2: MWPSRIMALAVRVVYCGAUGYKPKYLQLKKKLEDEFPGCLDISGEGTPQTTGFFEVMVAGKLVHSKKRGDGFVDTESKFLKLVAAIKAALAQG, encoded by the exons ATGTGGCCCTCGCGCATCATGGCTCTCGCCGTCCGAGTGGTTTATTG TGGCGCTTGAGGCTACAAGCCCAAG TATTTACAGCTCAAGAAGAAGTTAGAAGATGAGTTCCCCGGATGCCTGGACATC agCGGCGAGGGGACCCCCCAGACCACCGGGTTCTTTGAAGTGATGGTAGCTGGGAAGTTGGTTCACTCTAAGAAg AGAGGCGATGGCTTTGTGGACACAGAGAGCAAGTTTCTGAAGCTGGTAGCTGCCATCAAAGCCGCCTTGGCTCAGGGGTAG
- the SELENOW gene encoding selenoprotein W isoform X1 has product MPQPVCQKQRLEWHFETSPPPNGGLCTRFQSQNSLQWGWGKRLNFSLRTRKKFWIQDGAUGYKPKYLQLKKKLEDEFPGCLDISGEGTPQTTGFFEVMVAGKLVHSKKRGDGFVDTESKFLKLVAAIKAALAQG; this is encoded by the exons ATGCCCCAGCCCGTGTGCCAAAAGCAGAGGCTGGAGTGGCATTTTGagacctccccaccccccaacggGGGCCTGTGCACCAGATTCCAGTCCCAAAATAGCTTACAGTGGGGATGGGGGAAGCGTTTGAATTTCAGCCTCAGGACTAGGAAGAAATTCTGGATCCAGGA TGGCGCTTGAGGCTACAAGCCCAAG TATTTACAGCTCAAGAAGAAGTTAGAAGATGAGTTCCCCGGATGCCTGGACATC agCGGCGAGGGGACCCCCCAGACCACCGGGTTCTTTGAAGTGATGGTAGCTGGGAAGTTGGTTCACTCTAAGAAg AGAGGCGATGGCTTTGTGGACACAGAGAGCAAGTTTCTGAAGCTGGTAGCTGCCATCAAAGCCGCCTTGGCTCAGGGGTAG